In Candidatus Chromulinivoraceae bacterium, the following proteins share a genomic window:
- a CDS encoding ZIP family metal transporter, producing MTLFLMTLAIVIGSVISLAGGIMLLYFKKRRDLALLLTMPFGAGALLAAAFFDLLPESFSRANPRTMLLYMLMGFIFFFILERMASWFHHHHEHEEHGKNARQRWLIVLGDLMHNAIDGLAIGAAFVVSVPTGIITTLAVSAHEIPKELGTFALLLSKGWKDKTVVLANVSTAIATIATAIGIYVMGKNIDTAVAPLLALTSGFFLYVAASDIIPDIHEQPQKIGTVQAAMLVAGVIIVGWVITLLGV from the coding sequence ATGACTCTTTTCTTAATGACACTTGCTATCGTAATTGGCAGCGTAATCTCGCTGGCCGGCGGTATTATGCTGCTCTACTTTAAAAAACGTCGTGATCTCGCGTTACTCTTAACCATGCCATTTGGTGCGGGGGCTCTATTAGCAGCAGCCTTTTTTGATCTTTTACCCGAATCTTTCAGCCGTGCCAATCCCCGTACGATGTTGCTCTATATGCTTATGGGCTTCATCTTCTTTTTTATACTCGAACGTATGGCGAGCTGGTTTCACCATCATCACGAACATGAGGAGCATGGCAAGAATGCACGTCAGCGCTGGCTGATTGTCCTGGGCGATTTAATGCACAATGCAATTGATGGCCTTGCTATTGGTGCGGCGTTTGTGGTGAGTGTTCCGACGGGTATTATTACTACCCTCGCTGTCTCGGCGCATGAAATCCCAAAAGAGCTTGGTACGTTTGCTTTGCTGCTCTCTAAGGGATGGAAAGACAAGACGGTGGTGCTTGCAAATGTATCAACGGCTATTGCAACAATTGCCACTGCGATTGGTATATATGTGATGGGTAAAAATATTGATACGGCCGTTGCTCCACTGCTTGCGCTTACCTCTGGGTTCTTTCTGTACGTTGCAGCAAGTGACATCATCCCCGATATTCATGAACAACCGCAAAAAATTGGCACTGTCCAGGCGGCTATGCTTGTTGCCGGTGTGATTATTGTTGGTTGGGTTATCACCCTTCTTGGAGTTTAG
- the topA gene encoding type I DNA topoisomerase has product MSKNLVIVESPAKAKTIEKYLGRDFTVKSSVGHIRGLPSKSGSIDVAHDFAPRFEVDPGKKKVIAELKKEVKAADTVWLASDEDREGEAIAWHLAEVLKLDPKTTHRIVFHEITKNALDEAVKHPRTIDMPLVEAQQARQSLDYLVGFELSPVLWRKVRPQLSAGRVQSVAVRLIVEREAEIEAHLPESTFKLTAEFLLEDGTALPATSSKKHNSIDDVRKILEAFAQSDFTVAEIAKKPGTRNPGAPFTTSTLQQEASSKLGFSPRNTMSLAQRLYEAGLITYMRTDSVNLSTQALGAMTSFIKESYGEQYHQFRTFKSKSANAQEAHEAIRPTDVRRMDAGADAQQKKLYNLIWRRTLSTQMAAASLEKTTITVAASKTDELMEAKGEIVIFDGFLKVYGRSGDDVLLPEVKKGDKLTLETAEALEGLSRGPARYTEASLVKKLEEMGIGRPSTYASTINTIQTRGYVERGDLEGEEKTIQKLTLVNGDISQKAEKIQYGKDTGKLFPTDTGKVVTDFLVKHFERVMDYDFTKAVEAQLDTIAVGQKDRVEVLRAFYTPFHKMVEESAGVSRAEATQTRHIGDDPKTGLPIFARFGRFGPMLQKGEQSDDPKPSFAPLPTGSRIETVTLEQALEMFKLPRLVGETEDGKEIKANIGRFGPYIVVDKTFVSIKPHDPHTITLDEARQLYTDKVKTDAEKNIADFGDGIKVLNGRFGPYITDGKKNAKIPKDTEPKNITHEQAKELLDKAPTKKARRVVRRKSS; this is encoded by the coding sequence ATGAGCAAAAACCTTGTAATTGTTGAGTCACCAGCCAAAGCTAAAACGATCGAGAAGTATCTCGGTCGTGATTTTACGGTCAAAAGTAGTGTTGGTCACATCCGTGGTCTGCCGTCTAAAAGCGGCAGTATTGATGTTGCACACGATTTTGCCCCCCGTTTTGAGGTAGACCCAGGTAAAAAGAAGGTGATCGCTGAACTTAAAAAAGAAGTGAAAGCTGCCGACACCGTCTGGCTTGCAAGCGATGAAGACCGCGAAGGGGAAGCCATTGCATGGCATCTTGCGGAGGTATTAAAGCTTGATCCAAAGACAACTCACCGTATTGTATTCCACGAAATTACAAAAAACGCATTAGACGAGGCTGTTAAACACCCACGTACTATTGATATGCCCCTTGTCGAAGCTCAACAAGCTCGTCAATCTCTTGACTATCTTGTAGGTTTCGAACTCTCGCCAGTCCTGTGGCGCAAAGTCCGCCCACAGCTTTCTGCTGGTCGCGTACAATCCGTCGCAGTACGCTTAATCGTTGAACGTGAAGCCGAGATTGAAGCTCATCTGCCAGAATCTACCTTTAAGTTAACTGCTGAATTCCTACTCGAAGATGGCACAGCGCTCCCTGCAACCAGCAGCAAGAAGCATAACAGCATCGATGATGTCCGTAAAATTCTTGAGGCATTTGCTCAAAGTGATTTTACCGTTGCCGAGATTGCTAAAAAACCAGGCACCCGAAACCCGGGTGCACCGTTTACAACGAGCACCCTTCAGCAAGAGGCTTCAAGCAAGCTCGGATTTAGCCCACGTAATACTATGAGCCTGGCACAGCGCCTGTATGAAGCTGGTCTTATCACATACATGCGTACCGACTCCGTTAATCTTTCTACGCAGGCCCTTGGCGCCATGACATCATTCATCAAAGAATCATACGGTGAACAGTATCACCAGTTCCGTACGTTCAAAAGCAAGTCCGCCAACGCACAGGAAGCTCACGAAGCTATCCGTCCGACAGACGTCCGCCGTATGGACGCTGGTGCCGATGCTCAGCAAAAAAAGCTATACAACCTTATTTGGCGCCGCACACTCTCTACGCAAATGGCCGCCGCTAGTCTCGAGAAGACGACAATTACCGTAGCAGCCAGCAAAACAGATGAGCTCATGGAGGCAAAAGGCGAGATCGTTATCTTTGACGGCTTCTTAAAAGTTTATGGTCGCAGTGGCGACGACGTGCTACTACCAGAAGTTAAAAAAGGCGACAAACTCACTCTTGAAACCGCCGAAGCACTTGAAGGTCTTTCGCGTGGGCCAGCACGTTACACCGAGGCAAGCTTGGTGAAAAAGCTCGAAGAGATGGGAATCGGTCGTCCGAGTACCTACGCAAGCACTATTAATACTATTCAGACACGTGGCTATGTTGAGCGAGGCGATCTTGAGGGTGAAGAAAAAACAATTCAGAAGCTGACGCTCGTAAACGGTGATATCTCGCAAAAAGCCGAGAAGATCCAATACGGCAAGGATACAGGCAAACTCTTTCCAACGGATACGGGCAAGGTAGTAACTGACTTTTTGGTCAAACATTTTGAGCGTGTCATGGATTACGACTTTACCAAGGCAGTCGAAGCTCAACTCGACACTATTGCAGTAGGTCAAAAAGATCGCGTAGAGGTTTTGCGCGCCTTTTATACGCCATTCCATAAAATGGTAGAAGAGAGTGCTGGTGTTTCACGTGCTGAAGCGACTCAAACTCGTCACATCGGCGACGACCCAAAAACAGGTCTGCCTATTTTTGCCCGTTTTGGCCGGTTCGGTCCAATGCTACAAAAGGGTGAGCAGTCCGATGATCCCAAGCCATCGTTCGCACCACTTCCTACCGGAAGCCGCATAGAGACGGTCACACTCGAGCAAGCACTCGAAATGTTCAAACTGCCGCGACTTGTTGGTGAAACAGAGGATGGTAAAGAAATTAAAGCCAATATTGGCCGATTTGGTCCGTATATTGTCGTCGACAAGACCTTCGTAAGCATCAAGCCACATGATCCTCACACTATTACGCTCGATGAAGCCCGTCAGCTGTACACGGATAAGGTAAAGACAGACGCCGAAAAGAACATCGCCGACTTTGGCGACGGCATTAAGGTATTAAATGGCCGATTTGGTCCGTATATTACCGACGGCAAAAAGAATGCCAAAATTCCTAAAGACACTGAGCCTAAAAATATTACACACGAACAAGCAAAAGAGCTTCTTGATAAGGCACCGACTAAAAAGGCCCGTCGTGTTGTCCGTCGAAAATCGTCTTAA
- a CDS encoding sigma factor-like helix-turn-helix DNA-binding protein — protein MDNATSETAATLKNAVNDILEVIEQEREREIITRRFGLFDRRETLEQIGELLGITRERVRQLEKAILVRLKIAAEDDKIPAIHDVERLLVRDLSENGRVARVSDVTARLMSGDGDARNRAHIAFIAELSPSLVVVSENDHYHHAVGIKEYGDEKKAKTSVDEIVGTIKKHGEPLSIEALHEKLSYENPTQVRALASLSKHLAHLKDNWGLAKWPTVNPKNIRDKIYVILAENSSPMHFSEIAKAIKDSDFKRKDVTKQAIHNELIKDKRFVLIGRGIYALDNWGFSKGTVADIITGVLKEAKEPLHRDEIVKRVLKSRQVKETTILLNLQSKPQFKRVAKATYSLDEATN, from the coding sequence ATGGACAACGCGACATCAGAGACCGCTGCAACACTTAAAAATGCAGTCAATGACATCCTAGAGGTAATTGAGCAGGAGCGTGAACGAGAAATCATCACGCGTCGTTTTGGTCTCTTTGATCGCCGTGAGACTCTTGAACAGATTGGCGAACTTCTCGGCATTACCCGCGAACGTGTTCGTCAGCTTGAAAAAGCTATCCTCGTACGTCTCAAAATCGCCGCTGAAGACGATAAAATCCCAGCAATTCATGATGTTGAGCGACTTCTTGTCCGTGACCTCTCTGAAAATGGACGCGTTGCTCGTGTTTCCGATGTTACAGCTCGTCTTATGAGCGGTGACGGTGATGCTCGTAACCGTGCACACATCGCTTTTATCGCTGAACTCTCTCCAAGCCTCGTTGTCGTTAGTGAAAACGATCACTACCACCACGCCGTAGGTATTAAAGAATACGGTGATGAGAAGAAAGCTAAAACTAGTGTCGATGAGATTGTTGGTACCATCAAAAAGCATGGTGAGCCACTTTCTATCGAAGCTCTACACGAGAAGCTAAGCTACGAAAACCCAACTCAGGTTCGCGCCCTCGCAAGCCTAAGTAAACACCTTGCTCACCTTAAGGACAACTGGGGTCTCGCTAAATGGCCAACCGTCAACCCAAAGAATATCCGCGACAAAATTTACGTTATTTTAGCTGAAAACAGTTCGCCAATGCATTTCTCTGAAATCGCAAAAGCCATCAAGGACAGCGACTTTAAGCGTAAAGACGTCACTAAGCAGGCAATCCACAACGAGCTTATTAAAGACAAGCGTTTCGTGTTAATTGGCCGCGGTATCTACGCACTCGACAACTGGGGTTTCTCTAAAGGCACCGTTGCCGACATTATCACCGGTGTTCTTAAAGAGGCAAAAGAGCCACTTCATCGCGATGAGATCGTAAAGCGTGTTCTTAAAAGCCGTCAGGTTAAAGAAACGACGATCCTTCTTAACCTTCAAAGCAAACCGCAATTCAAGCGAGTTGCAAAAGCCACATATTCACTTGACGAAGCGACCAACTAG
- a CDS encoding type IV secretion system DNA-binding domain-containing protein, translated as MTILLWTINLLLQWYVWLPIVLVLAYLTFRNYRRIDTLKASESVLLILEIPKANDKSELAAEQLFASLHGILRDRNELRQTGGIQEHLSFEIASVNGQIRFYAWVPKTLQSFVEGQIYSQYPTVQIHTAEEDYVAHERRHSVVYTSEITLADSEFLPIKTFQSFEVDPLAGITGTLAKLESTGEELWVQVLVRPIPDDWHKSAERWITSVKNGNPFGFLTGETSFNFKWVGGLIAALSKPPEQGISSGTTPKELSDRNKTRIAEAEKKATKLGYQVKIRMAYLGESTTNAKLRMQAIVGTFKQFNSTNLNGFRMTEGSFKKEDLAKYKARLFIDRGYILNIEELASVFHLPHTNVETPNIVWASSKTAEPPAKLPVITGNDAIDENISAFGLTNFRGINHQFGMLRTDRSRHVYIIGQTGAGKSGTLELFALSDIFHGQGYAIIDPHGDFAVDNMRFIPGSRVNDVVYFNPADTAYPLGFNPLEVTDPAHKTNISSEVIGVLKRMFGESWGPRLEYILRYTILALLDRPETTMLDITRMLTDKKFRKETLGYCTDTVVLQFWNIEFASWTEKFQAEAIAPVLNKVGAFTANPVIRNIIGQPKSTFNIREIMDEGKILIVNLSKGLIGEDNASILGAFMVTKIQLAAMSRSDIPNVEDRRPFYLYVDEFQNFATDSFATILSEARKYGLNLTVANQYISQMSDTVRNAVFGNVGTMICFRVSADDSPILAKQFEPQFEPNDLLQMHNRHFIINMVINGEKSPAFSATTLTLPPAQIDNTGRIIENTRRIYSRTRAEIEQEITNAINPPVVQQQPKPKAAAPQPAPQAAQPVAAPVVSAVATAMAERPLAPLESAVEPVVQPQSTALGEEGEPKKKRKRRRKRKSGSIAEGEIVLPQVAPPAEQQHASNETEIRLR; from the coding sequence ATGACCATTCTTTTATGGACGATTAATTTGTTATTACAATGGTACGTTTGGCTGCCAATCGTACTTGTTTTAGCGTACCTTACATTTCGTAACTATCGTCGGATTGACACCTTAAAGGCATCCGAAAGTGTTCTTTTGATTTTAGAGATTCCAAAGGCTAATGATAAGTCCGAGCTTGCCGCAGAGCAGCTGTTTGCCAGTCTTCACGGTATTTTACGTGATCGCAATGAACTCCGACAAACTGGTGGGATTCAAGAACATCTTAGTTTTGAGATCGCCTCAGTGAACGGACAAATTCGCTTTTATGCTTGGGTACCTAAGACACTGCAAAGTTTTGTGGAAGGCCAGATATATTCTCAATATCCAACCGTCCAAATACATACTGCCGAAGAAGATTACGTTGCGCATGAGCGTCGCCATAGTGTTGTATACACCTCTGAAATTACTCTTGCCGACAGCGAGTTTTTGCCTATTAAGACCTTCCAGAGCTTCGAGGTTGACCCATTGGCCGGTATTACCGGTACGCTTGCTAAGCTTGAATCTACTGGCGAAGAGCTGTGGGTACAGGTGCTCGTACGACCAATTCCAGACGACTGGCATAAATCCGCCGAACGCTGGATAACTTCTGTTAAAAACGGTAATCCGTTCGGCTTCTTGACCGGTGAGACTAGCTTCAACTTCAAGTGGGTTGGCGGTCTTATCGCAGCGCTCTCAAAGCCGCCAGAGCAGGGGATTAGCAGTGGCACAACACCAAAAGAATTGTCTGACCGTAACAAAACCCGCATTGCGGAGGCTGAAAAAAAGGCGACCAAGCTCGGCTACCAAGTAAAAATCCGCATGGCATACCTGGGGGAGAGCACAACCAATGCTAAACTTCGCATGCAGGCAATTGTAGGTACCTTTAAGCAGTTTAACTCGACCAACCTCAATGGCTTCCGTATGACCGAGGGTAGCTTTAAAAAAGAAGACCTCGCCAAATACAAAGCTCGTTTGTTTATCGACCGCGGTTATATCCTCAACATTGAGGAGCTCGCCAGCGTATTCCACTTACCGCACACTAACGTGGAAACACCAAACATCGTCTGGGCGAGCAGTAAAACAGCTGAGCCACCAGCAAAACTACCAGTTATTACAGGTAACGATGCAATCGACGAAAATATCAGTGCCTTTGGCTTAACAAACTTCCGTGGCATCAACCACCAGTTTGGAATGCTTCGCACTGATCGCTCGCGTCACGTGTACATTATTGGTCAAACTGGTGCAGGTAAGTCTGGTACACTCGAGCTTTTTGCTTTGAGTGATATTTTCCATGGTCAAGGCTATGCCATTATCGACCCACACGGTGACTTCGCTGTTGACAACATGCGCTTTATTCCTGGGTCACGCGTCAATGATGTCGTGTATTTTAACCCGGCAGATACCGCATACCCACTTGGTTTTAATCCGCTCGAGGTAACCGATCCAGCCCATAAAACAAATATTAGCTCTGAGGTTATTGGCGTACTTAAGCGTATGTTTGGTGAGTCATGGGGTCCACGTCTTGAATATATTTTGCGTTACACCATTCTAGCGCTGCTCGATCGACCCGAGACCACCATGCTCGACATAACACGCATGTTGACCGACAAAAAGTTTCGTAAGGAGACGCTCGGCTATTGTACCGACACCGTCGTGCTACAGTTCTGGAACATCGAGTTTGCTAGCTGGACCGAGAAGTTTCAGGCTGAGGCGATTGCACCAGTGCTCAACAAGGTAGGCGCCTTTACAGCCAACCCCGTTATCCGTAACATCATTGGCCAACCAAAAAGTACCTTCAATATTCGCGAGATTATGGACGAAGGAAAAATTCTCATCGTTAATCTTTCTAAAGGTTTAATCGGCGAGGACAACGCATCTATTTTGGGCGCATTCATGGTTACCAAAATTCAGCTTGCTGCCATGAGTCGTTCGGACATCCCTAATGTCGAAGATCGCCGTCCATTCTATCTTTACGTCGACGAGTTCCAAAACTTTGCCACAGACTCATTCGCAACTATCCTTTCAGAGGCGCGTAAGTACGGCCTCAACCTAACCGTTGCCAACCAGTATATTTCACAGATGAGTGATACGGTACGTAACGCCGTATTCGGTAACGTCGGTACGATGATTTGTTTCCGCGTCTCAGCAGATGACTCACCAATTCTCGCCAAACAGTTCGAGCCTCAGTTTGAACCAAACGACCTTTTGCAAATGCACAACCGACACTTCATTATCAATATGGTTATTAATGGTGAAAAATCTCCAGCATTTAGCGCTACAACACTTACATTGCCACCGGCACAGATAGATAATACTGGGCGCATTATTGAAAATACTCGTCGTATCTACAGCCGTACCCGTGCAGAGATCGAACAAGAAATCACCAATGCTATTAATCCGCCCGTCGTTCAGCAACAGCCTAAACCAAAGGCCGCTGCACCGCAGCCAGCTCCGCAAGCCGCTCAGCCCGTCGCAGCACCCGTCGTATCTGCAGTAGCCACAGCAATGGCCGAACGACCGCTTGCACCGCTAGAAAGTGCCGTAGAGCCTGTAGTACAGCCACAATCTACAGCCTTGGGTGAAGAAGGTGAGCCTAAAAAGAAGCGCAAACGTCGTCGCAAACGTAAATCAGGCTCCATAGCAGAAGGTGAAATCGTTCTCCCTCAAGTAGCGCCACCCGCCGAACAGCAGCATGCAAGTAACGAAACTGAAATCCGCCTTCGCTAA
- a CDS encoding ImmA/IrrE family metallo-endopeptidase has protein sequence MNTEWDSARQAARNLISRYHISDPPINVFEIAKNEGIEIVFFRPTPKTEGVSGVLEKNKKRIYLNALESPKRQAYTLAHELGHYFLKHRTNEYGVYRRDTTYEVKLPKEKEADMFAAELLMPRRMLLHIKKTYGLTDNDANILANMFAVSESAMRYRLKSLKSKYDANEEENDQLSDD, from the coding sequence GTGAATACAGAATGGGACAGTGCCCGACAAGCCGCACGCAATCTTATTAGCCGCTACCATATTAGCGACCCTCCTATTAACGTCTTCGAAATTGCCAAAAATGAAGGCATTGAAATCGTTTTCTTTCGACCCACTCCAAAGACCGAGGGCGTTTCAGGAGTTCTAGAAAAAAACAAAAAACGCATCTACCTCAACGCACTCGAGTCACCAAAACGCCAAGCGTACACACTAGCACACGAGTTGGGCCACTACTTTCTCAAACACCGCACTAATGAATACGGCGTCTATCGCCGCGACACCACGTACGAAGTAAAGCTGCCCAAGGAGAAGGAGGCAGATATGTTTGCCGCCGAACTCCTTATGCCGCGCCGCATGTTACTGCATATTAAAAAAACGTATGGTCTAACAGATAACGATGCAAATATTCTAGCCAATATGTTTGCCGTATCCGAATCCGCAATGCGTTACCGCCTGAAAAGTCTGAAGAGTAAATACGATGCCAACGAAGAAGAAAACGACCAACTCTCAGACGACTAA
- a CDS encoding alpha/beta hydrolase — translation MAITKPIDSNKVNNKQSFFRRYMRVWKWLGWIFGVIAVLVLLVWIAFQVSPWPNSLLIRSAFDKNSAKVEQALGKYVPANITEVENTQYRSNDKDARLDAFYPTGTDKQLPTIVWVHGGGWVSGGNDDVDNYMKILAGRGFTAISVNYSIAPEKQYPVPIQQLNDALAYLQTNAKQLHVDDKRIVMAGDSAGSQIVAQMANIITSQSYANDIGIQPKLPASKLKGLLLSCGAYDLSLPDYNGPFGKFLHTVLWAYSGTQDFLHDPKLKTASVVNYVTSQFTPAFITAGNADPLLGQSTELAQKLQSLDVYTSTLFYPANHQPQLNHEYQFDLDTADGQNALDEMVNFARQRTE, via the coding sequence ATGGCCATCACAAAACCTATAGATAGTAATAAGGTAAATAATAAACAATCTTTTTTTAGGCGATATATGCGTGTCTGGAAATGGCTTGGGTGGATCTTCGGGGTTATTGCTGTACTCGTCTTATTGGTTTGGATTGCATTTCAGGTAAGCCCGTGGCCTAACTCGCTTCTTATACGCTCTGCCTTTGATAAAAACTCCGCTAAAGTGGAACAGGCGCTCGGAAAATACGTTCCTGCGAACATTACGGAAGTAGAGAATACCCAGTACCGTTCTAATGATAAAGATGCCCGTCTTGATGCCTTCTACCCTACTGGAACAGATAAACAACTTCCGACTATTGTTTGGGTGCATGGCGGTGGCTGGGTTTCTGGTGGCAACGATGACGTTGATAATTATATGAAGATATTGGCAGGCCGGGGTTTTACGGCTATAAGCGTTAACTACTCTATTGCACCTGAAAAACAGTATCCAGTGCCAATCCAACAGCTGAATGACGCACTCGCTTATCTGCAGACAAACGCTAAGCAACTTCATGTTGATGACAAACGTATTGTGATGGCAGGAGACTCTGCTGGATCGCAGATTGTTGCTCAGATGGCGAATATTATTACCAGCCAAAGCTATGCGAACGATATTGGCATTCAGCCAAAACTGCCCGCCAGTAAGCTGAAGGGTCTCCTTCTCAGCTGCGGGGCATATGATCTGAGTCTGCCAGATTACAATGGGCCATTTGGTAAGTTTCTTCATACAGTACTATGGGCTTACTCTGGCACGCAGGACTTTCTGCATGATCCTAAACTAAAAACAGCCTCTGTGGTGAACTACGTTACGTCTCAATTTACGCCAGCATTTATCACAGCTGGTAATGCCGATCCACTACTGGGTCAGTCAACGGAACTTGCACAAAAACTCCAATCACTTGATGTATACACGTCAACTCTCTTCTATCCTGCTAACCACCAACCGCAGTTAAATCATGAATACCAATTCGATCTCGATACAGCTGATGGTCAGAATGCCTTGGATGAGATGGTTAACTTTGCTCGTCAGCGAACGGAGTAG
- a CDS encoding DUF2726 domain-containing protein — protein MYIFLFFLLTLVVVTVLLNRQTTRIIPAKTYHFTKKDKVMTVAESRFYASLSHVIGDRFFILPQAHLSTFVDHKIKGQNWKAAFSIINGKSVDFLLVEKETLRPAAAIELDDWSHNREDRVQRDEKVASILKEAGVLFVRFDNPDVDEGVIVSTFQEIVNQSSEIRK, from the coding sequence ATGTATATATTTTTATTCTTTTTGCTCACCCTCGTAGTAGTTACAGTTCTCTTGAACAGACAGACAACCAGAATAATACCAGCGAAAACCTATCATTTCACTAAAAAAGACAAGGTGATGACCGTGGCCGAATCACGATTCTATGCCAGCCTCTCTCACGTGATAGGTGATCGTTTTTTCATATTGCCCCAAGCTCATTTAAGTACTTTCGTAGACCACAAAATAAAAGGACAAAACTGGAAAGCCGCGTTTAGTATAATAAATGGGAAATCCGTTGATTTTTTGCTAGTTGAAAAGGAAACCTTAAGACCAGCGGCCGCAATCGAACTCGACGACTGGTCTCATAACAGAGAAGATCGAGTCCAGCGCGACGAAAAAGTGGCCTCTATTCTCAAGGAGGCTGGGGTTTTATTCGTCCGGTTCGACAACCCTGATGTAGATGAAGGGGTTATTGTAAGCACCTTCCAAGAGATAGTTAACCAATCTTCGGAAATTCGTAAATAG
- the pth gene encoding aminoacyl-tRNA hydrolase, translating to MKIIFAQGNPSKEYDGTRHNVGFYMIDKLAQTYGVSFSAKSKFHSEIAETSIGGEKVLLVKPTTFYNETGQAARLLVDFYKCDPAEDFLVIHDDLALPFGTIRTRISGRDAGNNGVKSLNAHLGLQHARIRVGIYNPLRDRMHDADFVLGHFTKEESDVLPDIFTHVQKYVEQFVNSSLELTKVSL from the coding sequence ATGAAAATAATCTTCGCCCAGGGCAATCCAAGTAAAGAGTATGATGGCACACGGCACAACGTGGGCTTTTACATGATCGACAAACTCGCCCAAACATACGGTGTTTCATTTAGTGCAAAATCGAAATTTCATAGCGAAATTGCCGAAACTTCAATTGGTGGCGAAAAAGTCCTACTCGTAAAACCAACCACCTTTTATAACGAAACCGGTCAAGCGGCACGCCTTCTCGTTGATTTTTATAAATGCGACCCGGCAGAAGATTTCTTAGTCATACATGACGACCTTGCATTGCCGTTTGGCACCATTCGCACACGGATAAGTGGTCGCGATGCTGGCAATAACGGTGTAAAGTCTCTCAATGCCCACCTTGGCCTACAGCACGCCCGCATACGAGTTGGCATCTACAACCCGCTACGCGACCGCATGCATGATGCTGATTTCGTGCTAGGTCACTTTACAAAAGAAGAGTCAGACGTACTGCCTGATATTTTTACACACGTCCAAAAGTATGTTGAGCAATTTGTAAACAGCAGCCTTGAACTAACAAAAGTTTCGTTATAG
- a CDS encoding DUF389 domain-containing protein: MSLLYERKKLSQAVKRRRIIEFVENSRPDGDYYKLLVGAILVAIGGILTDSIPVVIASMIIAPLATPILAISLGLVARDWRYAGRNIIVLIFSSLIAFVIGISVAMILKNDQVPDILISFNGNQVIAVMVAVVAGAIGASGVVRQKVASAALGVAIAVSLMPPLVATAVGLAPGGTPFAGSLTLYVLNIIGIVVAGTIVFGLLGLGRTYRSIKK; this comes from the coding sequence ATGAGTCTACTCTATGAACGAAAAAAGCTGAGTCAAGCGGTGAAAAGACGGCGAATCATTGAGTTCGTAGAAAATTCAAGACCAGACGGTGACTACTATAAGCTGCTTGTTGGGGCGATACTCGTGGCTATTGGCGGCATCTTGACCGATAGTATACCTGTTGTGATTGCGAGCATGATCATTGCGCCGCTGGCTACTCCTATTTTAGCTATCAGTTTAGGATTGGTGGCGCGGGATTGGCGGTATGCTGGACGCAATATTATTGTTCTCATCTTTTCATCGCTTATTGCTTTCGTGATTGGTATTTCGGTTGCAATGATTCTTAAAAATGACCAGGTGCCGGATATTCTCATTTCTTTTAATGGTAACCAGGTTATTGCGGTGATGGTTGCGGTCGTTGCCGGGGCGATCGGCGCAAGCGGCGTGGTACGACAAAAAGTTGCCTCAGCGGCGCTAGGAGTGGCAATTGCCGTATCTCTTATGCCTCCCCTGGTGGCAACAGCTGTTGGGCTTGCGCCAGGTGGGACTCCATTTGCGGGTTCACTCACGCTTTATGTTCTTAATATAATTGGTATTGTTGTGGCAGGTACGATTGTTTTTGGTTTGCTGGGTCTTGGGCGAACGTATCGTTCAATAAAAAAATAG